In Rhododendron vialii isolate Sample 1 chromosome 9a, ASM3025357v1, the following are encoded in one genomic region:
- the LOC131301108 gene encoding basic transcription factor 3-like: MNVEKLMKMAGAVRTGGKGSMRRKKKAVHKTTTTDDKRLQSTLKRIGVNAIPAIEEVNIFKDDVVIQFTNPKVQASIAANTWVVSGSPQTKKLQDILPGIINQLGPDNLDNLRKLAEQFQKQVPGGGATTIQEEDDDEVPELVPGETFEAAAEEGHTHTS, from the exons ATGAATGTAGAGAAGCTTATGAAGATGGCCGGTGCGGTCCGCACCGGTGGGAAGGGTAGCATGAGAAG GAAGAAGAAGGCCGTCCACAAGACAACCACTACAGATGACAAAAGGCTCCAAAGTACACTGAAGAGAATAGGAGTGAATGCCATACCAGCAATTGAAGAAGTCAATATATTCAAGGATGACGTAGTTATTCAATTCACAAACCCCAAAG TTCAAGCTTCTATTGCTGCTAACACTTGGGTTGTTAGTGGGTCTCCTCAAACAAAGA AGTTGCAAGATATTCTTCCTGGAATTATTAACCAATTGG ggcCAGATAACTTGGACAACTTGAGAAAGCTGGCAGAGCAGTTTCAGAAGCAGGTGCCTGGTGGTGGTGCAACTACGATACAAGAAGAGGATGATGATGAGGTCCCTGAACTTGTTCCTGGTGAGACCTTTGAAGCTGCTGCAGAAGAGGGCCATACCCATACTTCTTAG
- the LOC131301107 gene encoding basic transcription factor 3-like — MNVEKLKKMAGAVRTGGKGSMRRKKKAVHKTTTTDDKRLQSTLKRIGVNAIPAIEEVNIFKDDVVIQFTNPKVQASIAANTWVVSGSPQTKKLQDILPGIINQLGPDNLDNLRKLAEQFQKQVPGAATTIQEEEDDEVPELVAGETFEAAAEEGHTHEGHTHEGHTHEGHTHEGHTHEGHTHT; from the exons ATGAATGTTGAGAAGCTTAAGAAGATGGCCGGTGCGGTCCGCACCGGCGGGAAGGGTAGCATGAGAAG GAAGAAGAAGGCTGTCCACAAGACAACCACGACAGATGACAAAAGGCTCCAGAGCACGTTGAAGAGAATAGGGGTGAATGCCATACCCGCAATTGAAGAGGTCAATATATTTAAGGATGACGTAGTTATCCAGTTCACTAATCCCAAAG TCCAAGCTTCTATTGCTGCCAACACTTGGGTTGTTAGTGGATCTCCTCAAACAAAGA AGTTGCAAGATATTCTTCCTGGAATTATTAACCAATTGG gGCCAGATAACTTGGACAACTTGAGGAAGCTGGCAGAGCAGTTCCAGAAGCAGGTTCCTGGTGCTGCAACCACtatacaagaagaagaagatgatgaggtCCCTGAACTTGTTGCTGGTGAGACCTTTGAAGCAGCTGCTGAAGAGGGCCACACCCATGAGGGCCACACCCATGAGGGCCATACCCATGAGGGCCACACCCATGAGGGCCACACCCATGAGGGCCACACCCATACTTAG